atgatacatccacaggcacacctccaattgactcaaattatgtaaattacttgtgtcatgcacaaagtaaatgttttaaccgacttgccaaaactatagtttgttaacaataaatttgtggaggggttgaaaaacaagttttaataactccaacgtaagtgtatgtaaacttccgacttcaaccgtatctggtgtcctgtgtgaatttaagtatgctccctctaattctctccctctccttcccctcctgtaggacctgagccctaggaccatgccccaggactacctgatcTGATGACCCCTTGctgtcccagtccacctggtcgtgctgctgctccagtttcaactgttctgcctgcagcgaTGGAACCccgacctgttcaccggatgtgctaccttgacCCAGACCTGCTTTTTTAAACTCTCTCTACCGAACCTGTTGATTTGACCTCTGAATTcccggctatgaaaagccaagtgacatttactcctgatgtactgacctgttgcaccctctacaaccactgtgattattatttgaccctgctggtcatctatgaacatttgaacatcttggagaacaatctggccttaatggccatgtactgttataatctgcacctggtacagccagaagaggactggccacccctcagagccaccatgcttctacatctgcattgctcgCTGTTTGAGGTTTAGCACTTTTTGACATCTgctaatgtaaaaagggctttataaataaataaaaagtgctCTTATTCCTTTATGCAAGCTCTTATTTAATTGTTTTCAATATTTTAGTTCAATGGCATCCTTCCGTTCTAGTACAGTTGTATTGTATTTATCTTATTAATTACCCATGACATGTATGCAAGACATCACAAAACCACAGTCCCCAACATTTGAGAAACACTTCTTTTTAAACATCTTGAAGCAAGACTTTGGTTGAATTGGTCAACATCTATTTTGCAATTTACCAGTATTCTGAGCAACGACAGCGTCTGTCAGCCGACATTATATAAACTGCAGGTCTATCATGTTGACAACAGATTGATCCTGGGCCATCCTGCAGTCCTTCACCATGGCACCTGTCTTTGTGCTGTCCATTTTCATCGCTGTTCTCTGCTCAGTTCAGGGCCGATCTACAGGGGTAAGGGTCCATCCGAGACTATTGAGAAACGGCTGTGCATGATGATGAATTATGTGCGTTTTAAACACATTTGTACATATTTCCTTCTGCTGTTTTGCCATACAGAAAGCGTCATATGAATGGAGTGAAGAGGACATTGGTATGCTCATCCTGTATTTATAAACATTGAGCTATTGCATGACATTGTATTGGACATTGTATCATCTAAATATCGTGTTTCATAAACGAAATCCGTTTTTTTATTAATCATTCATTGTTATAATGTAAATGACATATATTATCTTATTAAAATGTGAGTTATTAGGGACACAGTTGCATTTAAGCACATTTTTTATTCCATTCCACAGACGGCACTAGCACCAACAGCATTGAGGAGGATGAATACTCTGTTTCAACGCTCATTGAGAAGGCCAACAGAAATCTTGGTACGGAAGCCTGTACATTCCTACTCTGTATTTAATGGCATCAAGAATGGATAGCAGATAACCTTCACTTGGTGTTGTTTTCTAGGACAAAGACTTGATGAGCCACTAGTCATGTTTGGGGACATTGCAGTAGATACTGGGTTCATGAACGCTGACCCCTGCACAGCTCGCGGATGCAAGTGGCAGAAGTCCTCTGATGGGAACGTTTACGTGCCCTTTGTGATCTCTGATCAATACTGTAAGTATTTTGTTCTCTGAAACTATTTTATGCTGAGCCTAATGGTTTGGTTTTACTATAGTatatgagtctgtgtgtgtgtgtgtgtgtgtgtgtgtgtgtgtgtgtgtgtgtgtgtgtgtgtgtgtgtgtgtgtgtgtgtgtgtgtgtgtgtgtgtgtgtgtgtgtgtgtgtgtgtgtgtgtgtgtgtgtgtgtgtgtgtgtgagtctgtgtgtgtgagtctgtgtgtgtgtgtgtgtgtgtgtgtgtgtgtgtgtgtgtgtgtgtgtgtgtgtgtgtgtgtgtgtgtgagtctgtgtgtgtgtgtgtgtgtgtgtgcctgtgattATAGAGTTTCTgatttcttatttcttatttcttattgCTCCATTGAGCAGCGGCCCGGGAGAGGTCCGTAATTGAAGGCGGGCTGCAAACCTTTGCTGCATCAACCTGCATCCGATTCTTTCCCCGAACCAATCAGAGGGACTTTGTGGACATCCAGTCTCAGTCAGGGTATGACCACTGCACATTCCATTACTAGGCCCGTTATACTTGTCTTTTGCCACTCTTATTTACTTAGTATTTACGTGACAATTTACTTGACTGTTTTATTGCATAAAGATAATACTTTATCACTTTTAGAAATAACATTTGTCTTCCGTATGCACCCTTGTTTGTAGCTGTTTCTCGTTTATTGGACGCCGGGGCAATGGCCAGGTCGTGTCTCTGAGTAGGAACGgatgtgtctttctgtctgtggtgCAGCATGAACTGCTGCATGCCTTGGGCTTCAACCATGAGCAAACACGCAGTGACCGGGATAGCAATGTTCAAATCCTGATGCAAAACATTATTCCTGGTTAGTGCTTTATAATGCTTTATaatacttgtttttttttaacataatTTCATAGGGAAATAATCATTTAGATTGTGCACAATATTCTTCCTGCCCCTTTTGAGTAAGAAATCTTAGTAACACTTTTATAACTTTAATGGGAAAGCCTTATTAAActatttatagtgcactactatttgAATAGAATAATAATACATTAGTATTTCATTATTTGTAAACATGTAGAAACATTGAGAAGAATTATAAGCTTTACAATTAATATGCATTTACACTATTCATAATCATCTGTAAAACATTTCTTTACAAGAGTGAATGTTATTATACTGTGTAAGAAAATGATTTATCATACATTTTCCATCCTAGGAATGGAATTCAATTTCAGAAAGATCAACACGATTAACTTGGGGACTCCTTATGACTATAATTCTGTCATGCACTACTCAAGGTAAATTAAAGAAATTAATTTAAAGGTTTTCTTAACTGCGATAACAGCTGGAATGTTACATGGCTAAAATAAGAGAAATCCTTTTCCCCTTTCATAGTCTACTCATGTCATCCTCTAATTTCAATTGATAGCTTCAGAGCTTTCTGTCCTATGTTGTCTGGTTCCAGGTTTGCCTTCTCCAGGAACAGGCAGCCCACCATTCTTCCAATCCCTGACAATAATGCAGTTATTGGCAGGGCAACTCAGATGAGCCCCATTGATATTCTGCGGATCAATCGTCTCTACAACTGCAGTAAGTGCTATTTTAGGAATACCTGTTTATTATAACTGTGAAGGATAAAAGTTGTGATTATTGTACCTGCCTGTAAGCTTCACCCCACCGTTGCTCAATCAATGACAAATATTTGGGAATATAGTATTTGAAATGAACTATGTATTCTAATTATAATTGTAttttctctttcccttctcttttACTAGCGGGACAGCAGTTAGACTTGATTTGACAAGTGCGATGGTAGAGCGTCTGCTGAGGATTGGAACTGCAGTTATAGCTTGCTTTTCAACTTTGAACATGAACTCAATAAACAAACTATACGTTATGCTGAAAGCATGAATTGAGACGTAGATAAGCATTGTTTTCTGTATATCAGATCTGGTATGGCTTATCATAGATAGAACATTGGTATGGCAAAAGAATGTACTGCAGACTACTGAAACATTATCACAATAAacatgtgtagtaatgtgtatttGATAGTCTCTGTTTTTTGAGGGCTTATGTTTATTATTCTGATTGCAAATGGTACATTGATGGTGATTATCATATAATGTGCCTAGGTGTCTAAGTGGTTTCGTGAGTAAAACTGAAACCTTTTGTATTTGTTAGGTCGAGTTAACAAGGCTATCTCACCAAAGCCTACAGCAATAACACTCGTCCAAACTCCCACATGCACAGAAAATCCTTTATTACACAGGACAACAAAATCATTTTACATTCTGTTACTTTTACATTTCGGAAGTCTGAAACAATGACATGAGCTTAAAAAACATTGTAGAGGGAGTGTCCAGTACAGTCAAGGATAGTAGCCTATTCATTTTTTTCAGTAACACTTAACTAAGAGGTTGaaattgtaaagggtttataaAGGGTTTAAAATTGCATGATTAATCATTATTTAAATCATTTGTAAATGCATTTATAAACCATTAATAAACAGTTGTATCGCATTGGTCAAAATAGTGCAATAACCAGTCAGTGTTTGCCAAATAGTGAGCCAATATCTACCTACAGTTATTAACACGTTATAAATGCACTTACACATGCTTATAAGATGAACCCTTGTGTATCATTATGCAACCTTATTTTCAATAGTTGCACAGTTGAACAATAGTTATTTTCTCACTTTTGGGTGTGATGCATTGATGCTCTGTCCCAGGAACAGAAGAGGTTGGTATAAATGATGACCTGGCCAAATGTACATCCAGGACATTATTCAATTATCGTTCCTAATATATTACCCCTTACCAGATTATATCAACACACTTACCACTGCTCAGTGATAGTCCACGTGTGGCGAACGCTCTGGTGTTAAATGGTAACCGTAATGCCTTTGGTTGGTGAAACAGCGGAGGGGGTATCTTCTCACAACGTTGAATGTTTTGGTCTTCATACCCACCATTCATTGACGAAATGTGTTGAACAAAGTGTTGAATCTTTTCTCATttacggtaccagtcaaaagtttggacacacttacacactcaagggttttttcttaattttttttactattttctacattgcagaataatagtgaagacatcaaaactttgaaataacacatatggaatcatgtagtacccaaatcaaaatatattttatatttgagattcttcaaagtggcccattattattagtgtcctttaatagtagtttctttgcagcaatttgaccatgaaggtctgattcatgcagtctcctctgaacaattgatgttgtgatgtgtctgttacttgaactctgtgaagaatttatttgggctgcaatttctgaggctggtaactctaatgaacttatcctctgcagcagaagtaactctgggacttcctttcctgtttcgggcctcatgagagccagtttcatcatagtgcttgatggttattgcgactgcacttgaagaaactttcaaagcccttgaaatgttccagattgactgaccttcatgtctgaaaatattgatggactgtcatttttgttagcttatttgagttgttcttgccataatatggacttggtcttttagcaaatagggctatcttctgtataccagccctaccttgtctgtcacgccctgaccttagtattctttgttttctttattgtttcggttaggtcagggtgtgacatgggtgatgtatgtgtttttgtactgtctaggggtttatgGGGTCgtttactatctaggtgtttatgtatgtctatggttgcctagattggttctcaattagaggcagctgtttatcattgtctcaaattgggaaccatatttaggcagccatcttctttgggtatttcgtgggttattgtctatgtctatgtctagttgcctgtgtctgcactagtattgttatagcttcacgttcggtttgttgttttgtatagtttgttaagtgttcttcgtcTTCATTAATGTATGTATTCAtcttacgctgcgccttggtctcctccgtaCAACGAACGggacattgtcacaacacaactgattggctcaaacgcattaagaaggaaaaaaattccacaaattaacttttaactaggcacacctgttaattgaaatgcattccaggtgactacctcatgaagttggttgagagaatgccaagagtgtgcaaagctgtcatcaaggcaaaaggtggctactttgaagctactttataaaatatattttgatttgtgtaacacttttttggttactacatgattccatatgtgttatttcatagctttgatgtcttcattattattctgcaatgtagaaaatagtaaagataaagaaaatAAACTTGAATGTGtaagtgtgtctgtttgtcttaGCTCTGAGTGAACTCTCAAATCATCTGTAAATGATTTACCCACATGTATAACTGCTAAAAGTACAACTTATTTTAAAGTGACAGACCTACAAA
This sequence is a window from Oncorhynchus clarkii lewisi isolate Uvic-CL-2024 chromosome 26, UVic_Ocla_1.0, whole genome shotgun sequence. Protein-coding genes within it:
- the LOC139384383 gene encoding low choriolytic enzyme-like; its protein translation is MAPVFVLSIFIAVLCSVQGRSTGKASYEWSEEDIDGTSTNSIEEDEYSVSTLIEKANRNLGQRLDEPLVMFGDIAVDTGFMNADPCTARGCKWQKSSDGNVYVPFVISDQYSARERSVIEGGLQTFAASTCIRFFPRTNQRDFVDIQSQSGCFSFIGRRGNGQVVSLSRNGCVFLSVVQHELLHALGFNHEQTRSDRDSNVQILMQNIIPGMEFNFRKINTINLGTPYDYNSVMHYSRFAFSRNRQPTILPIPDNNAVIGRATQMSPIDILRINRLYNCTGQQLDLI